A window of Micromonospora sp. WMMC415 genomic DNA:
CACGCTGCCGACGCAGGCCGGGTACGGCTCGGCCAGGGAGCCCTCCGGATCGTTGCCGGCGACCGAGTGGGCGAGCAGGTACCACTCGCCCTCGGGCACCCGGTCGAGGTGCAGCCGGCCGGGCTCCCGCATGATCGCGCACCGGACCGGACGCCCCTCGGGGATCCGGTCCGGGAACAACCCCGCGAAGACGAGGGCGGGCTCGTGGGACGACGAGGCCCGGATGGCACCGCTCACCGACCCGGTGGCCGACTCCGGCAGGGCGTGGTCCATGACCGGTACCTGTGGCGTGAAGCCTCCCAGCCGCCGGTAGGTGGTGGGGGAGAGGCCGACACTGCGGCTGAACCGCGAGCTGAAGGTCCCCACGCTGGTGTACCCGACCTGGATGCTGATGTCCGCGACCGTCATGGACGTGGAGACCAGCAGCTGCTTCGCGCGCTGCAGGCGCAGCGCCGACAGGAAGCGCGCCGGGGTCACCCCGGTCGCCTTCTGGAAGATGCGGGAGAAGTGGAATTTGCTGAACATGGCGGTGCGTGCCATTTCGTCAATGGTGAGTTGCCTGCTCAGATCATTGTGCATCAACTCGATGACACGCTCGGCAACTTTCTCGACAGTGTGCGACACGTTTCGTCTCCCCCAGGTTTGTCGAAAATGGTTGCCCAGTACCGTCGAACGCATTGTGCCGACATTTTCGGTCGCCGGTCGGGCGAATCGTCCGATGTCGGGGCGCGTTCTTTCTCCAGCGGTTTCTGGAGTGACCGGCCTGGTTGCGGATCTGGACGTTCAGTCAGTCATTCAATGGCTGTCGGCGTCCGTTCAATAAACTCCTCAGGCACATGGACAGGCAGGTCAGAACGGAATGGATATTAGCCGAGACGATTGTGTGCGGCAACGTCCTGCCAGGTGTCGGCCGGCCGCCGGTAACGCTTCGTAACCGGCAAGAATGAGAATCCCAGGGCCGCCGGACGGGTCGGTCGACAGTGGTAATCACTGGTGTCCACGACACACTTCCGGGTCGCCATGTGTGCATGTAGAGTTGCTCTCCGATCGGCGCTCGCGCTGCCGGTCGGCCGCTGTGGGACACTATGGCGTGCGAGGTCGGCGGCGAGTGTAATGGAATTAGATGCGCATTTCGGAGCTCAGCAAGCAGAGCGGCCTGTCCGTCCCGACAATCAAGTTCTACCTGCGTGAGGGGCTACTCCAGCCCGGCGTGCGCACCGGTCGCAACCAGGCCGAGTACGCCGAGGAACACCTCGCCCGCCTGCGGTTCATCCAGGTCCTCACCGGCCCCGGTCGGCTCGGGATCTCGGACGTGCGCGAGGTGCTGGCGGCGATCGACTCGCGGGGCCGTCCACTCCGTGGACTGTGTACGGTGATCAACGCCACGGTGGCGGCGATGCCGGCCGTGGACGGGGAGGACGACGTGCGCCGCGAGG
This region includes:
- a CDS encoding helix-turn-helix domain-containing protein, translated to MSHTVEKVAERVIELMHNDLSRQLTIDEMARTAMFSKFHFSRIFQKATGVTPARFLSALRLQRAKQLLVSTSMTVADISIQVGYTSVGTFSSRFSRSVGLSPTTYRRLGGFTPQVPVMDHALPESATGSVSGAIRASSSHEPALVFAGLFPDRIPEGRPVRCAIMREPGRLHLDRVPEGEWYLLAHSVAGNDPEGSLAEPYPACVGSVGPLTVRRGIVTRSRDLQLSPTRSVDPPVLLALLDVRRAAVHEQSRRELAGAAA